One window of Trifolium pratense cultivar HEN17-A07 linkage group LG5, ARS_RC_1.1, whole genome shotgun sequence genomic DNA carries:
- the LOC123885560 gene encoding vignain-like yields the protein MEMKKLLLVSLSLALVLGLANSFDFNENDLSSDENLWDLYERWRSHNTVTRSLDEKHNRFNVFKANVMHVHNTNKLDKPYKLKLNKFADLTNYEFRSIYANSKVNHHRMFRGMSHDNGTFMYENVKDVPSSLDWRKKGAVNSVKDQGQCGSCWAFSTIVAVEGINQIKTQKLISLSEQELVDCDTELNEGCNGGLMEYAFEFIKQNGITTESNYPYAAKDGTCNVQKENKPVVSIDGHENVPTNNEAALLKAAANQPISVAIDAGGSDFQFYSEGVFTGECGTELDHGVAIVGYGTTQDGTKYWTVRNSWGSEWGEQGYIRMQRDISQKEGLCGIAMEASYPIKTSSTNPTKISSQKDEL from the exons ATGGAAATGAAAAAGCTCTTGTTAGTTTCCTTATCCCTTGCTTTGGTTTTAGGATTAGCCAATAGCTTTGATTTCAATGAGAATGATTTATCATcagatgaaaatttgtgggattTGTATGAGAGATGGAGAAGTCACAACACAGTTACTAGAAGCCTTGATGAGAAGCATAATCGCTTTAATGTGTTTAAAGCCAATGTTATGCATGTTCATAATACCAATAAATTGGATAAGCCTTATAAGCTTAAGTTGAATAAGTTTGCTGATTTGACTAATTATGAATTTAGGAGTATCTATGCTAATTCTAAGGTTAATCATCATAGAATGTTTCGTGGCATGTCACATGACAATGGAACTTTTATGTATGAGAATGTGAAGGATGTTCCTTCTTCTCTTGATTGGAGGAAGAAAGGTGCTGTTAATAGTGTAAAGGATCAAGGCCAATGTG GTAGTTGTTGGGCGTTTTCAACCATCGTAGCCGTCGAAGGTATTAACCAAATAAAGACACAAAAACTAATATCATTGTCTGAGCAAGAACTTGTGGATTGCGACACTGAACTGAATGAAGGATGCAATGGTGGGTTAATGGAATATGCATTTGAGTTCATCAAGCAAAATGGTATAACAACTGAAAGCAATTATCCTTATGCTGCAAAAGATGGAACATGTAATGTACAAAAG GAGAATAAGCCAGTAGTATCAATTGATGGCCATGAGAATGTCCCTACCAACAATGAAGCTGCATTGTTGAAAGCTGCTGCCAATCAACCTATTTCTGTAGCCATTGATGCCGGCGGATCTGATTTTCAGTTCTATTCGGAG GGAGTATTTACTGGAGAGTGTGGCACTGAGCTGGATCATGGAGTAGCAATTGTAGGGTATGGAACAACTCAAGATGGAACCAAATATTGGACAGTGAGGAACTCTTGGGGAAGTGAATGGGGAGAACAAGGTTACATTAGAATGCAAAGAGACATATCTCAAAAGGAAGGTCTATGTGGCATAGCTATGGAAGCTTCTTATCCAATCAAAACATCATCTACCAACCCAACAAAAATTTCATCTCAGAAAGATGAACTTTAA